The following coding sequences lie in one Bordetella genomosp. 9 genomic window:
- the ribB gene encoding 3,4-dihydroxy-2-butanone-4-phosphate synthase, whose product MSQATYSSPVPDPRYPAIAAQPFPMRLARALHHMRLGRPVILMDDFDRENEADLIVAADKLTVPVMAQLIRDCSGIVCLCLNDETLERLALPPMVSRNESRHGTAFTVSIEAREGVSTGVSAQDRVTTIRAAIAPQAKAGDVVSPGHVFPLRAQPGGVLTRRGHTEGSVDLAVLAGLRPAAVLCELMNPDGTMARGEAIERYAAKHGLVALTIAELADYRRSLAAGASEGTAAVSIDVAPQAA is encoded by the coding sequence ATGTCCCAAGCAACTTATTCCTCCCCCGTCCCCGATCCCCGCTATCCCGCCATTGCGGCGCAGCCGTTTCCGATGCGCCTGGCGCGCGCCCTGCACCATATGCGGCTGGGCAGGCCGGTCATCCTGATGGACGATTTCGACCGCGAGAACGAAGCGGACCTGATCGTCGCCGCCGACAAACTGACCGTGCCGGTGATGGCGCAGCTGATCCGCGACTGCAGCGGCATCGTATGCCTGTGCCTGAACGATGAAACGCTGGAACGCCTGGCCCTGCCCCCCATGGTCAGCCGCAACGAAAGCCGCCACGGCACCGCCTTCACCGTTTCAATCGAAGCGCGCGAAGGCGTCTCCACCGGCGTGTCGGCCCAGGATCGCGTCACCACCATCCGCGCCGCCATCGCGCCGCAGGCCAAGGCCGGCGATGTCGTCAGCCCTGGCCATGTCTTCCCCTTGCGCGCCCAGCCGGGCGGCGTGCTGACGCGCCGTGGCCACACCGAAGGCTCCGTCGATCTGGCCGTCCTGGCCGGACTGCGGCCCGCGGCGGTGCTTTGCGAACTGATGAACCCGGACGGCACCATGGCGCGCGGCGAGGCGATCGAACGATATGCCGCCAAGCACGGTCTGGTCGCGCTGACGATCGCGGAACTCGCCGACTATCGCCGCAGCCTGGCGGCCGGGGCGAGCGAAGGGACCGCTGCCGTTTCCATCGACGTGGCGCCGCAGGCAGCCTGA
- a CDS encoding SET domain-containing protein, with amino-acid sequence MTEETSKPWHVVRRSKLHGNGVFAARKIPAGTRILEYGGRRISAKEADRRHPTNPDDPFHTFFFSLSSGKVIDGGDHGNDARWINHSCEPNCEAQEGSGGKRVYIVALRDLKRGEELFYDYGLVLDGKITKALKEGYKCLCGTPSCRGTMLALPEKKKKKKKKA; translated from the coding sequence ATGACTGAAGAAACCTCCAAACCGTGGCACGTCGTGCGCCGCTCCAAGCTGCATGGAAACGGCGTGTTCGCCGCCCGCAAGATTCCCGCGGGCACGCGCATCCTGGAGTACGGCGGCCGGCGCATCAGCGCCAAGGAAGCCGACCGGCGCCATCCCACCAATCCGGACGACCCCTTCCACACCTTCTTTTTCTCGCTATCGTCGGGCAAGGTCATCGACGGCGGCGACCATGGCAACGACGCCCGCTGGATCAATCACAGCTGCGAACCCAATTGCGAAGCGCAGGAAGGCAGCGGCGGCAAGCGTGTCTATATCGTCGCCTTGCGCGACCTGAAGCGCGGCGAAGAACTTTTCTACGACTATGGGCTCGTGCTGGACGGCAAGATCACCAAGGCGCTGAAGGAAGGCTACAAGTGCCTGTGCGGCACGCCGAGCTGCCGCGGCACGATGCTGGCCCTGCCCGAGAAAAAGAAAAAGAAGAAAAAGAAAGCCTGA
- a CDS encoding Lrp/AsnC family transcriptional regulator: MRLDKFDLAILRVLQDNARASLNDIGAAVGLSSTPCWNRIKRMENAGVIRGYTVNIDPAALGFMDTVIVHVTLESHSEETLYEFGRALAQIPEVLEAFLVSGDYDYYIRIAVRDTRDYERLLREQLYRIPGIRHSKSSFVLRRLKESMLPLNTPAPI; encoded by the coding sequence ATGCGTCTGGACAAATTCGACTTGGCCATCTTGCGCGTGCTCCAGGACAATGCGCGCGCCAGCCTGAACGACATCGGCGCCGCCGTGGGGCTGTCCTCGACGCCATGCTGGAACCGCATCAAGCGTATGGAAAACGCCGGGGTGATCCGCGGGTATACGGTCAACATTGATCCGGCGGCGCTTGGCTTCATGGACACCGTGATCGTCCACGTCACGCTCGAAAGCCACAGCGAGGAAACGCTGTACGAATTCGGCCGCGCGCTCGCGCAGATTCCCGAAGTGCTGGAGGCCTTTCTGGTGTCGGGCGATTACGACTACTACATCCGCATCGCCGTGCGGGACACGCGCGACTACGAGCGCCTGCTGCGCGAACAGCTTTACCGTATTCCCGGCATACGCCACAGCAAGTCCAGCTTCGTGCTGCGGCGGCTGAAGGAATCCATGCTGCCGCTCAATACGCCTGCACCGATATAA
- the ilvB gene encoding biosynthetic-type acetolactate synthase large subunit, giving the protein MVSMNDRLPTQAFTGADACGAPALLNGARILLDTLIANGVDTVFGYPGGAVLPLYDALYAEPRLRHVLVRHEQAAVHAAEGYARTTGKTGVVFVTSGPGMANTTSGLLDAMCDSIPVLCISGQVATGAIGTDAFQECDAIGISRSVTKWNTQIRTVDAVADTAARALTLTRQGRPGPVLVDFPKDVQLALPADVDETLPAGERVGVAALRARRQAAKAALKVPQSAVRRAADLIAQARRPVFYGGGGLINAGPQACAAFTDLVRHVDAPCTLTLMGLGAFPASDPRFLGMLGMHGTLEANLAMHHADLIVCVGARFDDRITGRLADFCPHARKIHIDIDPASINKVVRVDVAMVGDCLPLVGALREALADRAPPPEQLQAWWHRIERWRAKDCLAVPERDDAILPQHLMQRLNAALQGRDAIVSTDVGQHQMWAAQYLRFERPNRWLTSGGAGTMGYGLPAAIGARIAHPDRTVVCVSGDASVLMNIQELSTAVQHDADVKVVLCNNGYMGMVRQWQELIHGGRYSHSYNASLPDFVAVAKAFGWGAARVSDPAQLDDALRLCLESRGPYFLDVCVAEQENCYPMMPAGYGHHRMMLAGGVWYEE; this is encoded by the coding sequence ATGGTTTCCATGAATGACCGTCTCCCCACACAGGCCTTTACCGGCGCCGACGCCTGCGGCGCGCCCGCCCTGCTCAACGGCGCGCGAATTCTCCTGGACACTTTGATTGCGAATGGCGTGGACACGGTGTTCGGCTACCCCGGGGGAGCGGTGCTCCCGCTTTACGACGCGCTGTATGCGGAGCCGCGGCTGCGCCATGTGCTGGTTAGGCACGAACAGGCGGCCGTGCATGCGGCCGAGGGCTACGCCCGGACGACGGGCAAGACCGGCGTGGTCTTCGTCACATCCGGTCCCGGCATGGCGAACACCACCTCGGGTCTGCTGGACGCCATGTGCGATTCCATCCCGGTGCTGTGCATCAGCGGGCAGGTGGCGACCGGCGCCATCGGCACCGACGCCTTCCAGGAATGCGACGCCATCGGCATTTCGCGTTCGGTGACCAAGTGGAATACGCAAATCCGGACGGTGGACGCCGTGGCCGATACGGCCGCGCGTGCGCTGACCCTGACCCGGCAGGGCCGCCCGGGCCCCGTATTGGTCGACTTTCCAAAGGACGTGCAGCTGGCGCTGCCGGCCGACGTGGACGAAACGCTGCCGGCCGGCGAACGCGTCGGCGTGGCGGCGTTGCGTGCACGGCGGCAGGCCGCCAAGGCGGCGCTGAAGGTGCCGCAAAGCGCCGTCCGGCGCGCCGCGGACCTGATCGCGCAGGCCCGCCGCCCGGTGTTCTACGGCGGCGGCGGATTGATCAATGCGGGGCCGCAGGCCTGCGCCGCGTTCACGGACCTGGTGCGGCATGTGGATGCGCCCTGCACCCTTACATTGATGGGCTTGGGCGCCTTTCCCGCATCGGATCCGCGCTTTCTGGGCATGCTGGGCATGCATGGCACGCTCGAAGCCAACCTGGCGATGCACCATGCCGACCTCATCGTTTGCGTGGGCGCGCGTTTCGACGACCGCATCACCGGGCGTCTCGCCGACTTCTGTCCCCACGCCCGCAAGATCCATATCGACATCGACCCGGCCTCCATCAACAAGGTGGTGCGCGTTGACGTTGCGATGGTCGGCGATTGCCTGCCGCTGGTGGGCGCGCTGCGCGAGGCGCTGGCGGACCGCGCGCCGCCGCCGGAACAGCTGCAGGCCTGGTGGCATCGCATCGAGCGCTGGCGCGCCAAGGATTGCCTGGCGGTGCCTGAGCGGGACGACGCCATCCTGCCGCAGCATTTGATGCAGCGTCTCAACGCCGCCCTGCAGGGCCGCGACGCCATCGTGTCGACAGATGTGGGGCAGCACCAGATGTGGGCCGCGCAGTATTTGCGATTCGAACGGCCGAATCGCTGGCTGACGTCCGGCGGCGCGGGCACCATGGGCTACGGCCTGCCTGCGGCGATCGGCGCGCGCATCGCGCATCCGGACCGGACAGTGGTGTGCGTCAGCGGCGATGCCTCCGTGTTGATGAACATCCAGGAGCTGTCCACCGCCGTGCAGCACGACGCGGACGTCAAGGTCGTGCTGTGCAACAACGGCTATATGGGCATGGTGCGGCAATGGCAGGAGTTGATTCACGGGGGCCGCTACAGCCACAGCTATAACGCATCTCTGCCCGATTTCGTGGCGGTGGCCAAAGCGTTCGGATGGGGCGCTGCGCGGGTCTCCGATCCCGCGCAGCTGGATGATGCCTTGCGGCTATGCCTGGAAAGCCGCGGCCCGTACTTCCTGGACGTGTGCGTGGCGGAACAGGAAAACTGCTATCCCATGATGCCCGCGGGATACGGCCACCATCGAATGATGCTGGCTGGCGGGGTCTGGTATGAGGAATGA
- a CDS encoding aldehyde dehydrogenase family protein yields MQQHFIDNRPVTPSSGEYIPVIDPSTGEEYDAIPRGNAADIERGVQAARKAFEGAWGALTAAERGRLLLKLSQRVLDHFDELVAIESRDCGKPTRQARADVTAIARYFEFYGGAADKLHGETLPYQNGYTVLTLREPHGVTGHIVPWNYPLQIFGRSVGGALAAGNACVVKPAEDACLSVLRIAELAAETGFPPGAINVVTGYGHEAGDALARHPGIDHISFTGSPAIGILVTQTAAANHTPVTTELGGKSPQIVFADADFDAMLPVVVNAIVQNAGQTCSAGSRLLVQRSAYDEVLDKVGRAFAALRAGPAHMDLDCGPLIRKTQQARVADFLKQARDDGIPTVAQGSLADGAPSTGFYQVPTLLRDVPIDHRLARDEVFGPVLAAIPFDDEADAVRIANATDYGLVASVWTRDGGRQLRMARKVRAGQVFINNYGAGGGIELPFGGVKASGHGREKGFEALYGFTVLKTISIKHD; encoded by the coding sequence ATGCAGCAGCACTTCATCGACAATCGTCCCGTCACGCCTTCGTCCGGCGAGTACATCCCGGTCATCGATCCATCCACGGGCGAGGAATACGACGCCATCCCGCGCGGCAACGCTGCGGATATCGAGCGCGGCGTGCAGGCGGCGCGCAAGGCCTTCGAGGGCGCTTGGGGCGCACTCACGGCCGCCGAACGGGGGCGCCTGCTGCTGAAGCTTTCGCAACGGGTGCTGGACCACTTCGACGAACTGGTCGCCATCGAATCGCGCGATTGCGGCAAGCCCACCAGGCAGGCGCGCGCCGACGTCACGGCCATCGCACGCTACTTCGAGTTCTACGGCGGCGCGGCCGACAAGCTGCATGGCGAAACGCTGCCGTATCAGAACGGCTACACCGTGCTGACGCTGCGCGAGCCGCACGGCGTGACCGGCCACATCGTGCCGTGGAACTATCCTTTGCAGATCTTCGGCCGCAGCGTCGGCGGCGCGCTGGCCGCGGGCAATGCCTGCGTCGTCAAACCGGCGGAAGACGCGTGCCTGTCGGTCCTTCGCATAGCCGAACTCGCGGCGGAAACGGGCTTTCCGCCGGGCGCCATCAATGTGGTGACCGGTTACGGGCATGAGGCGGGCGACGCGCTCGCCCGCCATCCGGGCATCGACCATATTTCCTTTACCGGCTCGCCTGCCATCGGCATTCTGGTCACGCAGACCGCCGCCGCCAACCATACGCCGGTTACCACGGAACTGGGCGGCAAATCGCCGCAAATCGTCTTCGCGGACGCGGACTTCGACGCCATGCTGCCCGTGGTGGTCAACGCCATCGTGCAGAACGCCGGCCAGACCTGCTCCGCCGGCAGCCGCCTGCTGGTGCAGCGCAGCGCATACGACGAGGTGCTGGACAAAGTCGGCCGGGCCTTCGCCGCCCTGCGCGCGGGACCCGCACACATGGACCTGGACTGCGGACCGCTGATCCGCAAGACCCAGCAGGCGCGCGTCGCGGATTTCCTGAAGCAGGCCCGCGACGACGGCATTCCCACCGTCGCGCAAGGCTCGCTTGCCGACGGCGCGCCGTCGACGGGCTTCTACCAGGTCCCGACCCTGCTGCGCGACGTGCCCATCGACCACCGCCTGGCCCGCGATGAAGTGTTCGGACCGGTATTGGCGGCCATCCCCTTCGACGACGAGGCGGACGCGGTTCGCATCGCCAACGCCACGGACTACGGCCTGGTTGCCAGCGTCTGGACACGCGACGGCGGACGCCAGCTGCGCATGGCGCGCAAGGTCAGGGCCGGCCAGGTCTTCATCAACAACTACGGCGCCGGCGGCGGCATCGAACTGCCCTTCGGCGGCGTCAAGGCCAGCGGCCACGGCCGCGAAAAAGGCTTCGAAGCCCTGTACGGCTTCACCGTCCTGAAGACCATATCGATCAAGCACGACTAA
- a CDS encoding DNA topoisomerase III yields the protein MSKTLIIAEKPSVALDISRALGGFAREGEYFESERYVLASSIGHLLSLVAPNDPVKGKWSFAHLPVIPPKFELDPTDKRSSERLKLLVRLAKRKDVDSIINACDAGREGELIFRYIIQYAGVNKPIKRLWLQSMTQAAIREAFENLRDDSVMKPLEAAARSRAEADWLVGINGTRAMTAFNSKDGGFFKTPVGRVQTPTLAIVHERENRIRAFVPRDYWEVRATFVAAAGLYEGRWIDPDFKKDERDPEKRESRLWSLAAAQSVVAACRGQAGTVTEESKPSTQLSPALYDLTSLQREANGRFGFSAKTTLALAQSLYERHKALTYPRTDSRYLPEDYINTVRDTMRTLADAQAGPAAASARHAAQVVAQNWVKPNRRIFDNKKVSDHFAIIPTLQVPRDLSEAEAKLYDLVLKRFLAVFFPPAEYRVTTRMTDVQGHRFRTDGKVLVAPGWLAVYGKEAQGEDANLVPVAEGEKVRTEEVEAVGLATKPPPRYNEATLLSAMEGAGKLVEDEELREAMSERGLGTPATRAAIIEGLLNEGYLRREGRDLVPTAKARQLMTLLSGLDVAELTSPELTGEWEHKLKQIEQGGLARDAFMREIAQMTQVIVKRAKEYERDTVPGDYATLQTPCPKCGGVVKENYRRFACTNCDFSISKHPGGRTFELPEVEELLARREIGPLQGFISKMGRPFAAILRITDEYKLEFDFGQSNEEDNEPVDFSGHTPVGPCPKCSSRVFEHGMSYVCEKAVGPDRTCDFRSGKVILQQEISRAQMEKLLNDGRTDLLDGFVSSRTNRKFKAYLVRQPDGKIGFEFEPRGEKPAGRAGAKTAAKTAAKTAAKTATKRAAKTADAGGAEAGAAKTAARTPAVKKTAAKKAPAKKTAARKTAVKTAA from the coding sequence ATGAGCAAAACGTTGATTATTGCCGAGAAGCCCTCGGTCGCCCTGGATATATCACGCGCCTTGGGAGGCTTCGCGCGTGAAGGCGAATACTTTGAAAGCGAACGTTACGTCCTGGCGTCGAGCATCGGTCACCTGCTGAGCCTCGTCGCACCGAACGATCCCGTCAAAGGCAAATGGAGCTTCGCCCACCTGCCCGTCATCCCGCCCAAATTCGAACTGGATCCGACCGACAAGCGTTCGAGCGAACGACTGAAGCTGCTGGTGCGCCTCGCCAAGCGCAAGGACGTGGACAGCATCATCAATGCCTGTGACGCGGGGCGCGAAGGCGAACTGATCTTTCGTTACATCATCCAGTATGCGGGTGTAAACAAGCCGATCAAGCGCCTGTGGCTGCAATCGATGACGCAGGCCGCGATACGCGAAGCGTTCGAAAACCTGCGGGATGACAGCGTCATGAAGCCCCTGGAAGCGGCGGCGCGTTCGCGCGCCGAAGCGGACTGGCTGGTGGGCATCAACGGCACGCGCGCCATGACGGCCTTCAACAGCAAGGACGGCGGCTTTTTCAAGACGCCGGTTGGCCGCGTGCAAACCCCCACGCTGGCGATCGTGCACGAACGCGAAAACCGCATCCGCGCCTTCGTGCCGCGCGACTATTGGGAAGTGCGGGCCACGTTCGTCGCCGCGGCGGGCCTGTATGAAGGCCGCTGGATCGACCCGGACTTCAAGAAGGACGAGCGCGATCCGGAGAAACGCGAGTCCCGCCTGTGGTCGCTGGCGGCCGCGCAAAGCGTGGTGGCCGCATGCCGCGGCCAGGCCGGCACGGTCACCGAGGAATCCAAGCCCTCCACGCAACTGTCTCCCGCGCTTTACGACCTGACGTCCTTGCAGCGCGAAGCGAACGGCCGCTTCGGCTTTTCCGCCAAGACGACCCTGGCGCTTGCGCAAAGTTTGTACGAACGGCACAAGGCGCTGACGTATCCGCGGACGGACTCGCGCTACTTGCCGGAGGACTACATCAACACGGTGCGCGACACCATGCGTACGCTGGCCGACGCACAGGCCGGTCCGGCGGCCGCTTCCGCGCGTCATGCAGCGCAGGTCGTAGCGCAAAACTGGGTGAAGCCGAACCGCCGCATCTTCGATAACAAGAAGGTGTCGGATCACTTCGCCATCATTCCCACCCTGCAGGTGCCGCGCGACCTCAGCGAGGCCGAAGCCAAGCTCTACGATCTGGTGCTGAAGCGATTCCTTGCCGTGTTCTTTCCGCCGGCAGAATATCGCGTCACCACGCGCATGACGGACGTGCAAGGACATCGCTTCCGCACCGACGGCAAGGTGCTGGTGGCGCCCGGCTGGCTGGCCGTGTACGGCAAGGAAGCGCAGGGCGAGGATGCCAACCTGGTGCCCGTGGCCGAAGGCGAAAAGGTGCGCACGGAAGAGGTCGAAGCCGTCGGCTTGGCCACCAAGCCGCCGCCCCGCTACAACGAAGCCACGCTGCTGTCCGCGATGGAAGGCGCGGGCAAGCTGGTGGAAGACGAGGAGCTGCGCGAAGCAATGTCCGAGCGCGGTCTGGGGACGCCGGCCACGCGCGCAGCGATCATCGAAGGCCTGTTGAACGAAGGCTATCTGCGCCGCGAGGGCCGCGACCTGGTTCCCACGGCCAAGGCCCGGCAGCTGATGACGCTCCTTTCGGGTCTGGATGTGGCCGAACTGACGTCGCCCGAGCTGACGGGCGAATGGGAACACAAGCTCAAGCAAATCGAACAGGGCGGTCTGGCCCGCGACGCCTTCATGCGCGAGATCGCGCAAATGACGCAGGTCATCGTCAAGCGCGCCAAGGAATACGAGCGCGATACGGTGCCTGGGGACTACGCGACGCTGCAGACGCCTTGCCCGAAGTGCGGCGGCGTCGTCAAGGAAAACTACCGGCGCTTCGCGTGCACCAACTGCGATTTCTCGATCAGCAAGCATCCCGGCGGTCGCACCTTCGAACTGCCCGAAGTGGAGGAACTGCTTGCCAGGCGCGAGATCGGCCCCCTGCAGGGCTTCATCAGCAAGATGGGGCGCCCCTTCGCGGCGATCCTGCGCATCACCGACGAATACAAGCTGGAGTTCGACTTCGGCCAGAGCAACGAAGAGGACAACGAGCCGGTCGATTTTTCCGGCCATACGCCGGTGGGGCCTTGCCCCAAATGCAGCTCGCGCGTCTTCGAGCACGGCATGAGCTACGTCTGCGAGAAAGCCGTCGGGCCCGACAGGACCTGCGATTTCCGCTCGGGCAAGGTCATCCTGCAGCAGGAAATCTCGCGCGCGCAGATGGAAAAGCTGCTGAACGACGGCCGCACCGATTTGCTGGATGGCTTTGTGTCCAGTCGCACCAATCGCAAATTCAAGGCGTATCTGGTGCGACAGCCGGACGGCAAGATCGGCTTCGAGTTCGAACCGCGCGGTGAAAAACCGGCCGGACGCGCGGGCGCGAAAACGGCGGCGAAGACCGCGGCGAAAACGGCCGCAAAGACCGCAACCAAGCGCGCCGCCAAGACCGCAGACGCGGGCGGCGCCGAGGCAGGCGCCGCCAAAACGGCCGCCCGTACGCCCGCGGTGAAGAAAACAGCAGCCAAGAAGGCGCCGGCGAAAAAAACCGCTGCCAGGAAAACCGCCGTCAAGACGGCGGCCTGA
- a CDS encoding GDYXXLXY domain-containing protein: MQVDTHSPAGSELHAWRAFLARATLALGLLLLASAAVCGVAANWDAMTKMQRLAGAQVVLAASAVLAAWLYVRPARSSVAAHGRACVVGLAGVLLGALLALVGQTYQTGADTWELFALWAALMLPWAIAARSQGVWLFWIVLANVALGLLLGERVLSWWVVFDGPGFASLVVSAANLLLLAVWELCARHWRAGTGVGPRVLVLIAMGVLVLALMFGDSVVQGLGTYTGLAWVGATLALAYFYIRIRRDLAILALLAAGVVCVSLRVLGEWLFRIEPGVWVALPLAALLMGEAVVAARWLRRLAAGPAIAADAEPAVASAGGAVEPEVPAVVQLGPRTVRRTATPWYVQALLGLSAWLATLLLLTFLLASGLVQTPAGALVIGLALCAVGVAIVRNAPQLFWRQCAIALAFAGQILVTAGLSQSESVTGSALLLLALSTAVYVLGPDAILRFLSGLMMALAVFILAAFTAGSQALYQQMLSWMSFDVLRGLTLWLPACVCAAWLSALAFLARERMPAARRDVLQPLAWALSLAAQLGALQAAGVAVWELPALWGLHPPAAGFLVLAALLPLAVSIVLLRRQAHALPARMRIAVPAGLLLLGACWMPGPGIAFAMTWVLLGFGLGRPRLRRWGQAALIVYLVLYYYQLDVPLLEKAAWLACAGVLLLIMRVLAWRLGRPASGESQPASNAASRGLSQQPAASDAVRPRRPVWAAVMLGGLVLALAVVNAGIWQREQLLSNGTIVRLALAPADPRSLMQGDYMALRFAAAREIGQLQEADAAQQNRWGGPSTDGYLVLRPDARGVAQPLRVQPEPLPHGGDEVVLRYRVRAGGVRLGTNAYFFPEGEARRYAAARYGEFRVGDDGTALLVRLLGPDFQPL; this comes from the coding sequence ATGCAAGTCGATACCCACTCGCCGGCAGGATCGGAATTGCACGCTTGGCGCGCGTTTCTGGCGCGCGCGACACTGGCGTTGGGATTGCTGTTGCTTGCCAGCGCGGCGGTCTGCGGGGTGGCGGCGAACTGGGACGCCATGACGAAAATGCAGCGGCTGGCGGGTGCGCAAGTCGTGCTGGCCGCAAGCGCCGTGCTGGCGGCGTGGCTCTATGTCAGGCCGGCGCGCAGCAGCGTCGCGGCGCATGGCCGCGCCTGCGTGGTCGGGCTTGCAGGCGTGCTGCTCGGGGCCTTGCTGGCGCTGGTCGGACAAACCTATCAGACCGGCGCGGACACCTGGGAGCTTTTCGCGCTGTGGGCGGCCTTGATGCTGCCATGGGCCATCGCGGCCCGCAGCCAGGGCGTGTGGCTTTTCTGGATCGTGCTGGCCAACGTTGCGCTGGGGCTGCTGCTGGGCGAACGCGTGCTGTCGTGGTGGGTTGTGTTCGATGGCCCCGGCTTCGCGAGCCTGGTCGTGAGCGCCGCGAACCTGTTGTTGCTGGCGGTGTGGGAGCTCTGCGCCCGGCACTGGCGGGCCGGCACCGGTGTCGGCCCGCGCGTGCTGGTGCTGATCGCCATGGGCGTGCTGGTCCTGGCGCTGATGTTCGGAGATTCGGTGGTCCAAGGGCTGGGCACCTACACCGGCCTGGCATGGGTTGGCGCAACCCTGGCGCTCGCCTATTTCTATATACGCATCCGGCGCGATCTGGCGATCCTGGCCCTGCTTGCGGCCGGCGTGGTGTGCGTGTCGCTGCGGGTGCTGGGCGAATGGCTGTTCCGGATCGAACCGGGCGTCTGGGTTGCCCTGCCCTTGGCGGCCCTGCTCATGGGCGAGGCAGTGGTGGCGGCGCGCTGGCTGCGGCGGCTGGCGGCGGGTCCGGCCATCGCCGCCGATGCCGAGCCGGCGGTGGCGTCGGCCGGCGGCGCAGTGGAGCCGGAGGTGCCCGCCGTCGTGCAGCTTGGCCCGCGCACGGTACGCCGCACGGCGACCCCCTGGTACGTGCAGGCGCTGCTCGGTTTGAGCGCGTGGCTGGCGACCCTCCTTCTGCTGACCTTTCTGCTGGCGTCGGGGCTGGTGCAGACGCCGGCCGGCGCGCTGGTGATCGGCCTTGCGCTGTGCGCCGTCGGCGTGGCGATCGTGCGCAATGCGCCTCAGTTGTTCTGGCGGCAGTGCGCCATCGCGCTCGCATTCGCCGGCCAGATCCTGGTGACGGCGGGCCTGTCCCAGTCGGAATCCGTAACCGGCTCGGCGCTGCTTCTGCTGGCGCTTTCCACCGCCGTGTATGTGCTGGGACCGGACGCCATCCTGCGTTTCCTGAGCGGGCTGATGATGGCCCTGGCCGTTTTCATATTGGCGGCTTTCACCGCCGGCAGCCAGGCGCTGTATCAACAGATGCTTTCCTGGATGAGCTTCGACGTGCTGCGCGGGTTGACCTTGTGGCTTCCCGCGTGCGTATGCGCCGCCTGGCTTTCCGCGCTCGCCTTTCTTGCCCGCGAGCGCATGCCGGCAGCGCGCCGGGATGTCTTGCAGCCGTTGGCCTGGGCCCTGTCCCTGGCGGCCCAATTGGGCGCGCTGCAGGCGGCGGGGGTGGCGGTGTGGGAGTTGCCGGCGCTGTGGGGTTTGCATCCCCCGGCGGCCGGGTTCCTGGTGCTGGCGGCCTTGCTCCCGTTGGCGGTGTCCATCGTGCTGCTGCGGCGCCAGGCGCACGCCTTGCCCGCCCGGATGCGGATTGCCGTGCCGGCGGGATTGCTGCTGCTGGGCGCGTGCTGGATGCCCGGTCCGGGCATCGCCTTTGCCATGACGTGGGTTCTGCTGGGTTTCGGTCTCGGCCGGCCGCGGTTGCGCCGCTGGGGGCAGGCGGCATTGATCGTTTATCTGGTCCTGTATTACTACCAGCTCGATGTCCCGCTTCTGGAAAAGGCCGCGTGGCTGGCGTGCGCCGGCGTGCTGCTCCTGATCATGCGCGTGCTGGCCTGGCGTCTGGGCCGGCCGGCGAGCGGCGAGTCGCAGCCGGCGTCAAATGCCGCGTCCCGGGGGCTATCGCAGCAGCCCGCTGCATCGGACGCCGTCCGGCCGCGGCGGCCGGTATGGGCCGCCGTCATGCTCGGGGGGCTGGTATTGGCGCTCGCGGTTGTCAACGCCGGCATCTGGCAGCGGGAGCAGCTGCTTTCCAACGGAACGATCGTGCGCCTCGCATTGGCGCCGGCCGATCCACGATCCCTGATGCAGGGAGACTACATGGCGCTGCGTTTCGCGGCGGCGCGTGAGATCGGCCAGTTGCAAGAGGCCGACGCCGCGCAGCAGAACCGCTGGGGCGGTCCGTCCACCGACGGCTATCTGGTGCTGCGACCGGACGCCAGAGGCGTCGCCCAGCCCCTGCGCGTCCAGCCCGAGCCCTTGCCGCATGGCGGGGACGAGGTCGTGTTGCGCTATCGCGTGCGTGCCGGGGGCGTGCGGCTGGGGACGAACGCCTACTTCTTCCCCGAAGGTGAGGCGCGGCGCTACGCCGCCGCCCGTTACGGTGAGTTCCGGGTGGGCGACGATGGCACCGCGCTGCTCGTCCGCTTGCTTGGCCCCGATTTTCAGCCTTTGTAG